In the genome of Saprospira sp. CCB-QB6, one region contains:
- a CDS encoding vWA domain-containing protein: MKIFHFFVFGLLLTFGAVQAQTPSLTAPLVEKSRQQTAEPKIQIALLLDASGSMDGLIEQAKAQLWKIVNELARSRKDGKAPNIELALYEYGKDNHPSKNGYLLQLAPLTTDLDLVSEKLFEIRTNGGSEYCGWAIEDALDNLNWSDRDEDLKLIFIAGNERFTQGPKNYKAVCKAAVKRNIVVNTIFCGACEQGVQLFWKDGADRAEGKYLCINQNEKIAHIEAPQDAEILRLNDSLNRTYMSYGGSKGAEMKARQKKQDMNAASFSLAERAISKSSGAYKNSAWDAVDAYEENEDAILEAEEETLPEELKGLDKEKRKEVLEAKMKERERIQTQIQELSKQRSTYISEERKKQAADKGNSLDDAMLNAVREQATKEGFIFEK; this comes from the coding sequence ATGAAAATTTTTCATTTTTTCGTCTTTGGGCTGCTGCTCACTTTTGGCGCAGTCCAAGCTCAGACACCATCCCTAACGGCACCCCTAGTAGAAAAATCCCGACAACAGACAGCCGAACCCAAAATTCAAATTGCGCTCCTACTGGACGCCAGCGGCAGCATGGACGGCCTAATTGAACAGGCCAAAGCCCAACTCTGGAAAATTGTTAATGAATTGGCCCGTAGCCGCAAAGATGGCAAAGCCCCAAATATTGAGCTGGCCCTCTATGAATATGGGAAAGATAATCACCCTAGCAAAAACGGCTACTTACTACAACTGGCCCCACTCACTACAGATTTGGACCTCGTTTCCGAAAAACTTTTTGAAATTCGTACCAATGGCGGCTCTGAGTATTGTGGTTGGGCCATAGAAGATGCCCTCGATAATTTGAATTGGTCAGATCGAGACGAAGATCTTAAACTGATATTTATTGCTGGAAACGAACGTTTTACGCAAGGACCAAAAAACTATAAAGCAGTTTGTAAAGCAGCCGTAAAACGCAATATTGTCGTCAATACTATTTTTTGCGGCGCCTGTGAACAAGGCGTACAATTATTTTGGAAAGATGGAGCCGATCGGGCCGAAGGTAAATACCTTTGCATCAATCAAAATGAAAAAATTGCTCATATCGAAGCGCCTCAAGATGCCGAAATTCTTCGCCTCAACGATAGCCTTAACCGTACTTATATGAGCTATGGAGGAAGCAAAGGAGCAGAAATGAAAGCTCGCCAAAAGAAACAAGATATGAATGCCGCTAGCTTTAGCCTAGCCGAACGCGCTATCTCCAAATCTTCTGGCGCCTATAAAAATTCAGCTTGGGATGCAGTAGATGCCTATGAAGAAAATGAAGATGCCATTTTAGAAGCCGAAGAGGAAACCCTACCCGAGGAGCTTAAAGGCCTAGATAAAGAAAAGCGTAAAGAGGTCCTAGAAGCCAAAATGAAAGAAAGAGAACGCATTCAAACTCAAATTCAGGAACTAAGTAAGCAGCGCTCTACTTACATTAGTGAGGAACGGAAAAAACAAGCCGCAGATAAGGGCAATAGCCTCGATGATGCCATGCTCAATGCCGTTCGCGAACAAGCCACTAAAGAGGGCTTCATTTTTGAGAAATAA
- a CDS encoding DMT family transporter — translation MKTVTKANLGLQLAVMLFGGAGLFARFSGLSASQLLLGRTFLAACCLFFFLPNAYTLIRKNYSLSLRLGALLALHWWSFFMAIQEGSLALGVISFAAFPLFTVLLRPIVGQGAWSPSDMKRSLWLLLGVFLLLIPSLKAGDLLYVQAWGWGLCSAISFALLSWTNKKALMQLDANTLAFLQNFGAFLFAAFWQLGWLESWPSRPLPYLYLLLLGLVFTAAAHFLYIWALGRLRTEQVSLMASLEPIYAIFWAMLLLGEYPRIEELFAAFFILGAIFWPRNRLKEN, via the coding sequence ATGAAAACAGTAACGAAGGCCAATTTGGGCCTACAATTGGCCGTAATGCTCTTTGGTGGAGCAGGTTTATTTGCTCGATTTTCAGGCTTATCGGCTAGTCAATTGCTGCTGGGGCGCACTTTTTTAGCCGCCTGTTGCCTCTTCTTTTTTTTGCCCAATGCCTATACCCTAATTAGAAAGAATTATAGCCTGAGTCTGCGTTTAGGTGCTCTCTTGGCCCTGCACTGGTGGTCTTTTTTTATGGCCATACAAGAGGGGAGCCTGGCCCTAGGCGTAATTAGCTTTGCTGCATTTCCTTTGTTTACGGTTCTTTTGCGGCCCATAGTTGGCCAAGGAGCTTGGTCGCCTAGCGATATGAAGCGCTCGCTTTGGCTGCTTTTAGGTGTTTTTCTACTGCTTATTCCCTCTCTAAAAGCAGGCGATTTATTATATGTGCAAGCTTGGGGATGGGGACTTTGTTCCGCCATTTCTTTTGCCTTATTGAGCTGGACCAATAAAAAAGCTTTAATGCAATTGGATGCTAATACTCTCGCTTTTTTGCAAAATTTTGGGGCCTTTCTGTTTGCTGCCTTTTGGCAACTTGGCTGGCTAGAAAGTTGGCCTAGCCGCCCTTTGCCCTACCTTTATTTACTCTTGTTGGGCCTCGTATTTACCGCCGCCGCTCACTTTTTATACATTTGGGCCTTGGGCCGGCTACGTACCGAACAAGTTAGCCTAATGGCTAGCCTAGAACCCATTTACGCCATCTTTTGGGCCATGTTGCTATTGGGCGAATATCCAAGGATAGAAGAACTCTTTGCCGCCTTTTTTATCCTAGGCGCCATCTTTTGGCCCAGAAATCGTTTAAAAGAAAATTAG
- a CDS encoding type III pantothenate kinase, with translation MNLCIDIGNSRSKLAVFSEDGELLQLITRERFSQRKLDKVLKKYPIQQAILSSVRRRNSRIERQLGSQLQHFIRLNWELPLPIENSYATPETLGNDRVAAVIGANKLFPDSDILVIDAGTCITYDFITAKANYLGGSILAGIEMRFAALEHFTAKLPLVQRIDLDQEIGNTTFSSIQTGVQSGVVYEMQGFIAQYQKEYPELRVLITGGDADFFEKRLSSQLFKVPNLVLMGLNQILNYHVQQHTAD, from the coding sequence ATGAATCTTTGCATTGACATTGGCAATAGCCGCTCGAAGTTGGCGGTTTTCTCTGAGGATGGAGAGTTATTGCAATTAATAACTAGAGAGCGCTTTAGCCAAAGGAAGTTGGATAAGGTTTTGAAAAAGTATCCGATTCAGCAAGCTATACTCTCTTCTGTGCGCCGACGCAATAGTCGGATTGAGCGGCAGCTCGGTAGTCAATTACAACATTTCATTCGGTTAAATTGGGAACTTCCGCTTCCTATAGAAAACAGCTATGCCACCCCAGAGACCTTAGGTAATGATCGAGTTGCTGCTGTAATTGGAGCGAATAAATTATTTCCGGATTCAGATATTCTCGTTATTGATGCTGGGACTTGCATTACTTACGATTTCATTACAGCTAAAGCTAATTACTTGGGGGGCAGTATTTTAGCGGGGATAGAAATGCGTTTTGCTGCGCTAGAGCATTTTACGGCTAAGCTTCCATTGGTCCAAAGGATAGATTTGGATCAGGAAATAGGGAATACCACTTTTAGTTCTATACAAACCGGAGTGCAGTCTGGTGTCGTTTACGAGATGCAAGGCTTTATTGCCCAATACCAGAAAGAATATCCTGAGTTGAGGGTATTGATTACTGGGGGAGATGCCGATTTTTTTGAAAAGCGCCTGAGCAGTCAACTTTTCAAGGTGCCCAATCTGGTCCTCATGGGCCTCAATCAAATTTTAAATTATCATGTGCAACAACACACTGCCGACTAA
- the rplI gene encoding 50S ribosomal protein L9, producing the protein MEIILIKDVENLGYANTLVTVKPGYARNYLIPQGFAIVANKENKDSLMEQIREQEARLAKMTAEAQELAGKIEAATLRIAAKAGTSGKIFGSVTFVQIANALKESFGLEVDKKKIKMPEEVKMLGKYNAIITLMKDVRATATFEVYNDDPNAVVADEVVDQTEAAAENTEETAE; encoded by the coding sequence ATGGAAATTATCCTTATCAAAGACGTAGAGAACCTAGGTTATGCCAACACTTTGGTGACTGTAAAGCCTGGCTACGCTCGTAACTACCTCATCCCCCAGGGATTTGCTATCGTTGCGAATAAAGAAAACAAAGACTCTCTAATGGAGCAAATCCGCGAGCAAGAAGCTCGTTTGGCTAAGATGACTGCTGAAGCTCAAGAATTGGCTGGCAAAATTGAGGCGGCTACGCTTCGCATTGCAGCTAAAGCTGGAACTAGCGGAAAGATCTTTGGTTCTGTTACTTTTGTACAGATTGCTAATGCACTTAAGGAAAGCTTTGGTCTAGAAGTAGACAAGAAGAAAATCAAAATGCCTGAGGAGGTAAAAATGTTGGGTAAATACAATGCGATCATCACTTTGATGAAAGATGTACGTGCTACAGCTACTTTTGAGGTATACAATGATGATCCCAATGCTGTTGTTGCTGATGAGGTCGTAGACCAAACTGAAGCAGCTGCTGAAAATACAGAAGAAACTGCAGAGTAA
- the rpsR gene encoding 30S ribosomal protein S18, giving the protein MASREDIKFLSNPKIGQKRKKYCRFRRYGIKYVDYKDVDFLMNFINEQGKLLPRRITGNSMKYQRKVATAVKRARHLAMLPYVADLMKK; this is encoded by the coding sequence ATGGCAAGTAGAGAAGATATCAAGTTTCTGAGCAATCCTAAAATTGGCCAAAAGCGCAAAAAATATTGTCGCTTTCGCCGTTACGGCATCAAGTACGTAGATTACAAAGATGTCGATTTCCTTATGAACTTCATTAACGAGCAAGGTAAATTGCTACCTCGTCGTATCACTGGTAACTCAATGAAGTACCAGCGTAAAGTGGCTACAGCTGTTAAGCGTGCTCGCCACTTGGCTATGCTACCTTATGTAGCTGACTTGATGAAGAAGTAA
- the rpsF gene encoding 30S ribosomal protein S6, which translates to MRQYECTFIVDPVLSGDEIKETAQLYVEHLKNNKCEIVNVDEWGIKQLAYPINRRSSGAYFVVEFKTEEVIGNLIEDLELAFRRDDRVLRFLTIKLDKHGVKYNDDKRNGLIGKKKEEKEESAEK; encoded by the coding sequence ATGAGACAATACGAGTGTACTTTCATCGTCGATCCCGTTCTGTCAGGTGATGAAATCAAAGAGACAGCTCAGCTTTACGTAGAGCATTTGAAAAACAACAAATGCGAGATCGTAAATGTTGATGAGTGGGGTATCAAGCAATTGGCTTATCCCATCAACCGTCGCAGTTCTGGAGCTTACTTCGTAGTAGAGTTCAAAACTGAGGAGGTAATTGGAAATTTGATTGAGGACCTAGAGTTGGCCTTCCGTCGTGATGACCGTGTTTTGCGTTTCTTGACTATCAAGTTGGACAAACATGGTGTAAAATACAATGACGACAAGCGCAACGGTTTGATCGGTAAGAAAAAAGAGGAGAAAGAAGAGTCTGCTGAGAAGTAG
- a CDS encoding amidohydrolase family protein: MKKWSLLVLLFWAITASVWAQKTDHYLLKNVRIHTGQGEIIEEGAIAVKAGKIVELGPAKELAQKNYKEQIDGQGQWVYPALIAANTQLGLVEVEAVRATLDFREVGYFNPNIRSVVAYNTDSEILPTILSNGILYSQVVPEGGRISGQSSVLRLSAFNWEDAAVELDEGTHLWWPNRFQFTGWWAAPGPTKLNEKYRPTIEGLQLYLAEAAAYCKQELPEKKNIKMESMRGLFSGEKRLYVHVDEAKAMLEAHQLLSPYGVKLVFVGAAEAWRIADFLAEQKIPVILSNLHALPRLEHDDVDQPYKTPAILHEKGVQFALSMQGSWNQRNLAFQAGQAVAYGLPKEVALAAITSNVAEILGVSEQIGSLEKGKAASFILSKGDLLDMRSSQITAAYLDGKLLDLEKDKQKQLYKKYMDKYELETPSSKN; this comes from the coding sequence ATGAAAAAATGGAGTTTGTTGGTCCTCTTATTTTGGGCCATAACCGCCTCGGTCTGGGCACAGAAAACAGATCATTATCTCCTGAAAAATGTTCGTATTCATACGGGCCAAGGAGAAATTATAGAAGAGGGGGCAATCGCCGTGAAGGCAGGCAAAATTGTAGAGCTTGGTCCAGCCAAAGAACTGGCCCAGAAAAACTACAAAGAGCAGATAGATGGGCAAGGGCAGTGGGTTTATCCGGCCTTAATTGCTGCCAACACCCAATTGGGCTTGGTAGAGGTAGAGGCGGTTCGAGCCACCCTAGACTTTAGAGAAGTCGGCTACTTTAATCCCAATATTCGCTCTGTGGTGGCCTACAATACCGATTCGGAGATCTTGCCCACCATTTTAAGCAATGGCATCTTATATAGCCAGGTCGTACCAGAAGGCGGACGGATTTCGGGCCAGTCATCTGTTTTGCGTCTATCGGCTTTTAATTGGGAAGATGCGGCTGTAGAATTGGATGAGGGCACGCATTTGTGGTGGCCCAATCGCTTTCAGTTTACGGGTTGGTGGGCGGCTCCTGGTCCCACCAAACTCAATGAGAAATATCGGCCAACCATAGAGGGTTTACAGCTCTATTTAGCAGAAGCTGCGGCTTACTGCAAGCAAGAGCTGCCTGAAAAAAAGAACATCAAAATGGAGAGCATGCGGGGCTTATTCTCTGGAGAGAAGCGTTTGTATGTGCATGTAGATGAGGCCAAGGCCATGTTAGAGGCCCATCAGTTATTATCGCCTTATGGAGTGAAGTTAGTTTTTGTTGGGGCGGCAGAGGCATGGCGCATTGCTGATTTCTTGGCTGAGCAAAAGATTCCCGTCATCTTAAGCAATCTACACGCCTTGCCTCGTTTGGAGCATGATGATGTGGATCAGCCCTATAAAACGCCGGCCATTTTGCATGAAAAAGGAGTTCAATTCGCTTTGAGTATGCAGGGGAGCTGGAACCAGCGAAACCTCGCCTTTCAGGCGGGGCAAGCGGTAGCTTATGGCTTGCCCAAGGAAGTGGCCTTGGCTGCCATTACCAGCAATGTAGCAGAAATCTTGGGGGTATCGGAGCAGATTGGTAGTTTGGAAAAGGGCAAAGCGGCTAGCTTCATCCTTTCCAAGGGCGATTTATTGGATATGCGAAGCAGTCAGATTACTGCAGCTTATTTGGATGGGAAGCTTTTGGATTTGGAGAAAGACAAGCAAAAACAGCTTTACAAAAAGTACATGGATAAATATGAGTTGGAAACTCCAAGCAGCAAAAACTAA
- a CDS encoding amidohydrolase family protein, protein MRIVYLCLLLYLGLGAGLLAQRPSFPENGVVDQREGCYLFTNAHIQTGPKQLLKNAQLLIKEGKIVAVGQDLKRPQGAVEIDLAGKYIYPSFIELSTNYGLSANPKKDNNQGNPQFLSDKKGPFSWNEAIRPEQRADQLFSPDKKAAKALRQAGFGLCLSQQKDGIARGSSALVFLGEESAQEMILKGEAGAHYSFSKGSSSQDYPSSLMGAIALLRQTYYDADYYQKQEAGLEYNRSLARFNELQALPQFFEAKQRFNILRAHKIAQEFGKEYIFVGAGDEYRRLEALQAIKAKLVVPLNFPEAYDVSDPLDANFIKLGQMLHWELAPANPAALAEAGLAFSLTTEGLKQPTAIWASLRKAYAAGLSEEDLLAALTTQPASFLGLSEQLGTLEAGKWANFFISSAPILMENSQLLQHWVKGKVYSEANLQADDIRGTYSLNLEQKSYQISIEGKAFKPTAKLTFADSTQKPIKLKLDYHYPSLSLSGKFTADSTAPIIRISAQWKAGSIIGYAEDEKGNWLNVKGQRQAAFEPKKAAELPKRDSSLNWASKLRYPFTAFGHTAEQAPKQELVLFKGATVWTNEKQGILENTDVLIENGKIKKIGKNIKLPKGAKLVNAQGKHLTTGVIDEHSHIAIQNGVNEGTQASSAEVRIGDVLNSDDVNIYRQLAGGVTSAQLLHGSANPIGGQAALIKFRWGVLPEELKYENAAPFIKFALGENVKQSNWGDRQNKRFPQTRMGVEQVYEDYFSRAQAYGEALKKDPENTRRDIELDALLEILNKERFISCHSYVQSEITMLMRVAERYNFRINTFTHILEGYKVADKMKEHGAGGSTFSDWWAYKAEVRDAIPYNAKILDAMDVVTAINSDDAEMGRRLNQEAAKSVKYGQMSEEEAWKMVTLNPAKLLRCDDQLGSIKKGKDADLVLWSDHPLSIYAKAEQTYVDGICYYSLERDQRLRAELKAERQRLIQKMLGAKSAGEPTQPAMPTEDKHYHCGDVQLNALGGWKLD, encoded by the coding sequence ATGAGGATAGTCTATTTATGTTTACTGCTTTATTTGGGATTGGGGGCAGGCCTGTTGGCTCAGCGGCCTAGTTTTCCAGAAAATGGGGTGGTAGACCAAAGAGAGGGCTGCTACCTATTTACCAATGCCCATATTCAGACGGGGCCCAAGCAGTTGCTCAAAAATGCCCAGTTGCTGATTAAAGAAGGGAAGATTGTGGCAGTGGGCCAAGATTTAAAGCGGCCTCAGGGGGCTGTGGAGATTGATCTGGCGGGCAAATACATCTATCCCTCTTTTATTGAATTGAGTACTAATTACGGTCTTTCAGCCAATCCTAAAAAGGACAATAATCAGGGGAATCCGCAATTTCTGTCGGATAAAAAGGGGCCCTTTAGCTGGAACGAAGCGATTCGGCCAGAACAAAGAGCCGACCAGCTGTTTTCTCCCGATAAAAAGGCAGCTAAGGCCTTGCGCCAAGCAGGTTTTGGCCTTTGCCTGAGCCAACAAAAGGACGGTATCGCCAGAGGAAGTTCTGCCCTTGTTTTCCTAGGTGAAGAATCGGCCCAAGAGATGATCCTCAAGGGAGAAGCTGGGGCGCATTACTCTTTTTCTAAGGGGAGTTCTTCTCAAGATTATCCCAGCTCTTTGATGGGGGCTATTGCCTTGCTTCGCCAAACCTATTATGATGCGGATTATTACCAAAAGCAGGAGGCTGGACTAGAATACAACCGCTCTTTGGCCCGCTTTAATGAGCTACAAGCCTTGCCGCAGTTTTTTGAGGCCAAGCAGCGCTTTAATATTCTGAGAGCGCATAAAATTGCCCAAGAATTTGGCAAGGAATACATCTTTGTTGGGGCCGGGGATGAGTATCGCCGTTTGGAGGCTTTGCAGGCCATAAAGGCCAAATTGGTGGTGCCCCTGAACTTTCCAGAGGCCTATGATGTGAGTGACCCACTAGATGCCAACTTTATCAAATTGGGACAAATGCTGCATTGGGAGCTGGCTCCCGCCAATCCCGCCGCCTTAGCTGAAGCAGGTCTGGCCTTTTCATTAACCACAGAAGGACTCAAACAACCAACAGCCATTTGGGCCAGTTTGCGCAAAGCTTATGCGGCTGGATTAAGTGAAGAGGATCTCTTGGCCGCCCTAACCACTCAGCCCGCTAGCTTTTTGGGCCTATCGGAGCAACTAGGGACCTTAGAGGCGGGTAAATGGGCCAATTTCTTTATTAGCTCAGCACCAATTTTAATGGAAAATAGCCAGTTGTTGCAACATTGGGTGAAGGGCAAGGTTTATAGCGAGGCCAACCTTCAAGCGGATGATATTCGCGGGACCTACAGCCTCAACTTGGAGCAAAAAAGCTATCAAATTAGCATAGAGGGCAAAGCCTTTAAGCCTACTGCAAAACTTACTTTTGCTGATAGCACGCAAAAGCCAATCAAACTAAAGTTGGATTATCATTATCCCAGCCTGAGCCTTTCAGGGAAGTTTACGGCAGATAGCACAGCGCCTATTATTCGCATTAGTGCTCAATGGAAGGCCGGCAGCATCATCGGTTATGCCGAGGATGAAAAAGGCAATTGGCTGAATGTAAAAGGCCAACGCCAAGCGGCTTTTGAGCCTAAGAAAGCCGCCGAATTACCCAAAAGAGATAGCAGCCTGAACTGGGCCAGTAAACTGCGCTATCCCTTTACCGCCTTTGGTCATACGGCTGAGCAGGCGCCCAAACAAGAGCTCGTTCTCTTTAAGGGGGCTACGGTTTGGACCAATGAAAAACAAGGCATCTTAGAGAATACTGATGTCTTGATTGAGAATGGAAAGATCAAGAAGATTGGGAAGAACATCAAGCTGCCCAAAGGGGCCAAATTGGTGAATGCTCAAGGCAAGCACCTCACCACTGGGGTCATTGATGAGCACTCGCATATTGCCATCCAAAACGGGGTCAATGAGGGCACGCAGGCTAGCTCTGCGGAGGTCCGCATTGGGGATGTACTCAATAGCGATGATGTCAATATCTATCGACAGTTGGCTGGGGGCGTGACTTCGGCCCAATTGCTACATGGTTCGGCCAATCCTATTGGGGGACAAGCGGCTTTGATTAAGTTCCGTTGGGGCGTTTTGCCTGAGGAGCTCAAGTATGAAAATGCGGCTCCTTTTATCAAATTTGCTTTGGGCGAAAATGTAAAACAGTCCAATTGGGGCGATCGTCAAAACAAACGTTTTCCCCAAACTCGTATGGGGGTAGAACAGGTCTATGAAGACTATTTTAGTCGGGCCCAAGCCTATGGCGAAGCCCTAAAAAAGGATCCCGAAAATACCCGTCGAGATATTGAGTTGGATGCCCTGCTCGAAATCCTCAATAAGGAGCGCTTCATTAGCTGCCATTCTTATGTGCAAAGTGAAATTACTATGCTGATGCGAGTGGCCGAGCGCTATAATTTCCGCATCAATACCTTTACGCACATTTTGGAAGGCTATAAGGTAGCCGATAAGATGAAGGAACATGGGGCCGGGGGCTCTACCTTCTCGGATTGGTGGGCCTATAAGGCAGAAGTTCGGGATGCGATTCCCTATAATGCCAAAATTTTGGATGCTATGGATGTGGTTACGGCCATCAATTCAGATGATGCTGAGATGGGCCGCCGCCTCAATCAAGAGGCTGCCAAAAGTGTAAAATATGGCCAGATGAGCGAGGAAGAAGCCTGGAAGATGGTGACGTTAAATCCCGCTAAACTGCTCCGTTGTGATGACCAATTGGGCAGCATCAAAAAAGGCAAGGATGCGGATTTGGTCCTTTGGTCCGACCATCCGCTCTCTATTTATGCCAAGGCCGAACAAACCTATGTAGACGGCATTTGCTACTACTCTTTGGAGCGCGATCAGCGTCTCCGGGCCGAGCTCAAGGCTGAGCGTCAGCGGCTGATTCAGAAGATGTTGGGCGCAAAATCGGCTGGAGAACCTACGCAGCCCGCTATGCCCACAGAGGACAAGCATTATCATTGTGGAGATGTGCAGCTCAATGCCTTGGGGGGCTGGAAATTAGATTAG